The following nucleotide sequence is from Dyella sp. BiH032.
ACCGGCGGCGGTGCGCCCGGCCGCGGCGTGGCGTACGGCACACGTTCGGAGCGGCACCTGCTGAACGTGCGCGCCGCGTCGATGAGCATGTTCGCCAGCAAACCGCGCGGGTTCCTCGAATTCGCGCAGCGCGGCGACGGCAGCATCGCCGGCACGGACTTCCTGCCCCGCCGGCTCTACGGCGACTACCTCGAAGCAGAGGTAGAGCGCGCGCTGGAACGGGCCAAATCGCTCGGGCACGACGTGAACGTCATTCCTTTCAAAGTGGACAGCCTGGTACCCGAGCACGATGGCGTCACGATCCTCCACGGCGAGGAAAGCACGCACGTCGATGCCGCCGTGCTCGCGCTCGGCGCGCTACCCCCGCAGCCGTTGAGCGGCGTGAGCGATGCCGCCATCGCCAGCGGGCGCTACGTGGTCGATCCCTGGTCGTTCCTGGCCCAGGCGGAGCCCGATCCCGCGCCACGCAAGATCGTGCTGATCGGCCTGGGCCTTACCGCGGTCGACGTCGTGCTGGAACTGGCTGCGGTGTGGCCGAATGCCACCTTCACCGCGATCTCGCGCCATGGCCTGCTGCCGGAAGCGCATCTGTCGTCGGCCAGCGCGCCGGCCGATGACGGTGCCGACCTGATCGAAGCGATGCGCGCCGCACCGGACATCCGCACCTGGATGCGCCTGCTGCGCGATGCGATCGCGCACAGCAGCGACTGGCGCGTGGTCATCGACAGCATGCGTCCGCACACGCCCTCGCTATGGCAGGAACTTCCGCGCGAGGAGCGCGCCCGCTTCTTGCGGCACGTGCGCTGGGCATGGGAGCGCGCGCGCCATCGCATGGCGCCGCAGGTGATGGCGCAGATGGAGGAGCTGGAACGCGCCGGCCGCTTCCATCGCGAGCGGGCGCGCCTGCATGCGGCTGACGTCGAAGGCGATCATCTGCACCTGAGCATCACGCCCACCGGAAGCTCGACGCCGCAAGCCATGGACGCCGACCTGGTGATTCAGACCATCGGCCTGAATACCGATGTCCGGCGCACGGGCCACACGCTGGTACGGCAGCTGGCCACCAATGGCCACATCACCCCCGATCCGCAAGGCCTGGGCTGCATGTCGACGAAGGAAGGGCGTCTTCAGCACGACGGCGCGACCTGGCCCCATCTTTACGCGATGGGCAGCCTGCTGCGCGGCACCTTCTGGGAATCCACCGCCATGCCGGAAATCCGTCAGCAGGCACGGCAGATGGCGGACATTCTGCTAGCCGGGCAGGAAGAGAAACGGCGGCACCGGGCGGCAGAAGAACGGCGATGACAAGGGGCGCGCATACCGCGCCCCTTCGCTTTCATGCGCCCACCACTCAGGCGAAGCCGCCGAGCACCAGCTTGCCGACCATGCTGCCGCTTTCCAGGCGCTCGTGCGCGCGCCGCAGGCTGGCCGCATCGATCGGCCCGAGATGTTCGCGCAACGTCGTCCGCAGCACGCCTGCATCGACCAAGTCCGCCACTTCGTTGAGTAGCTGGTGCTGCGCTTTCATGTCCTCGGTCTGGAACAACGGACGGGTGAACATGAATTCCCAATGCAAGGACAGGCTGCGCCGCTTGAGCAGGCCGATGTCCAGCGTGCCTTCCGGGTCGTCGATCAGGCCGAACTTGCCCTGCGGCTTGAGCAGTTCGACCAGCACCGGGTAGTGCTGGTCGGTGTGGGTGAGGCTCAGCACGTAGTCCACTCCCTGCGGCGACACGGCCAGTACCTGTGCCTTGAGGTCGCCGCCATGGTCGACCACGTGGTGCGCACCCAATTCTTTCACCCATGCCTGCGTTTCCGGGCGAGAGGCCGTGCCGATCACGGTCAGGTTGGTCAGGCGCCGCGCCAGCTGCACCGCCATCGAGCCCACGCCTCCGGCCGCGCCGACGATCAGCACCGCCCCCGTCTGCGCCGCATTGCCGCGGGGAATGCCGAAGCGGTCGAACAGCAGCTCCCACGCGGTGATGGTGGTCAACGGCATCGCCGCGGCCTGGAACATGTCCAGCGTGGCCGGCTTGCGCCCGGCGATGCGCTCGTCCACCAGCTGCAGTTCGGCATTGCTGCCCGGGCGATCCAGCGCACCGGCGTAGTAGACGTGATCACCCGGCTTGAACAGCGTGACCTCGCCGCCCACGGCTACCACCGTGCCAGCGGCGTCCCAGCCGAGCACTTTATCCGCGCCTTGCGGATCGACCCGGCGGCGGATCTTCGTATCCACCGGATTCACCGACACCGCTTCCACCCGCACCAGCAGATCGCGGCCGCCCGGCACGGGCTCGGGCAGGGTCACGTCGATCAGGCACTCGGCATCGGTGATGGGCAGCGAGCGGCGGTAGGCAACGGCTTTCATGGCGACTCCATGGGATGGCTTCCGGGAAGGAAAATGGACCTGCTCAGGGAATGATCCTGCGCCGGCGGAAATCGTCAAACAGTGACGTGAACATATCCCGCGTGTCCACGTAGTCGTGGAAACCGAAACGCCGCGCCTTGGTGCCGTCGCCGAACATGTCGTAATCCCAGGAGAACACGAAGTCGGCAAAGCGCCAGGACGAGACGTCCGCGTAAGCATGGGGTTCCAGCCCATGCCGCGCCTGCATATCCCGCCACAACGGCTCCTTGTCGGCCATGACGCCGTCCAGCGACATCGGCAGCGGCGGCGCCACGTCCAATTCGAAGTAGCCTGCGATGAAAGGCCACATCTCGCTCCAGCGGAACAGATCGCCGTTGTTGATGTTGAACGCCTGGTTCGCGCAGCGCGCGTCTGTGGCGGCCCACACCGTCGCCCTCGCCAGCAGGCCGGCATCGGTCATCTCCAGCAGCCGGTCGTAGGCGCCCGGCTTGCCCGGAAAGCGCAAGGGGATGCCGAGTTCCTTCGACATCGAGGCATAGACCGCGATAGCCAGCGCGAGGTTCATGGGATTGCCCAAGGCGAAACCGCCCACCACGGCGGGACGGATAGCCGTCCAAGTCCAGGCCTGGCCTTGCTGCCGCGCTTCCAGCAGGCGCTGCTGGTCGTGCATGAATTCCGGGGGCATGAAGGCCGCGTCGGTTTCGCGTGCCGGTGTCTTGAAGGGTCCCAGGTGGCCGCCATAGACCTTGTAGCCCTGCATCAGGCTGACGTGGCGCAGGTCCGAAGCGACCGGCTCGATGGCGTCGAGCACATGCCGCAGCATGGCCACGTTCGGCGGAACCAGCTCGGCCCAGGTCGGGCGATCCTGGTAGGCGGTATAGAACACGTGTGTCACATCGCGCAGCGGCGCGAGTTTGGTGCGGGCATCGGCGGCGTCGAGCAAATCGACCGCGACATGCCTCACGCGTTCATCGCTTTCGCCGCCGCGCCGGGAAAGGCCGATCACTCGCCAGTCGTCCAGCGTACGCAGATGGTCGATGAGATTGCGGCCGATGACGCCCTGCGCGCCGACCACGAGAGCCGTCTTTCGATTCGTTTCCATGGATGTCTTCCGGACGTCAGGCCGCGCAAGAAGCGGTGGCCAGAGCGCGGCGCCGCTCCAACGCCATGCTCCACACGGTGGTCAGCAGGCCGAGTACGGTAACGGCCGCGCCCGCGATGCCGAGTGCCGGCAGGCCCATCCCGCCATCGATCACCAGGCCGCCGATGAACGCGCCGATGGCATTGCCCAGGTTGAAGGCGGCGATGTTGAGGGTTGAGGCCAAGTGCGGCCCATCGACCGCCTGTTGCACCACGCGCATCTGTAGCGGCGGCACGGTCGCGAACGCGGCCACGCCCCAGACGAACACGGTCACGACGGCCGCCACGGCGTGGTGCATGGTCCAGGAGAAAGTAGCGAGGATCAGCGCGAGCACCACCAGGATCGTCACCAGCGATGGCATCAGGCGCCAGTCTGCCAGACGACCGCCGAGCAGATTCCCCAGCGTCGTGCCTACGCCGAACAGCACCAGCACCCAGCCCGTGGCCCCGGCGCTGATGTGGGATTGCGTCTGCAGAATCGGCGCGATGTACGTGAACACGGTGAACACACCACCGAAGCCGAGTACAGTCATCGCCAGCGCCAGCAGCACCTGTGGCTGGCGCAATACCGCCATTTCGCGGCGCATGTCCGGCGCGTGCAGTTCCGGCAGCGGCGGCACGAGGCGCCATACGCCGAGCGCGGCGATCACGCCCAGCACGGTCACTGCGCCGAAGGTGGAACGCCAACCGCTCCATTGCCCGAGGAACGTGCCGAACGGCACGCCGAGCACGTTGGCCAGGGTCAGCCCCGCGAACATCAGCGCGATGGCGCGTGCGCCCTGCCCGCGCGGCACCACGTGCGAGGCAACGACGGCGCCGATGCCGAAGAACGAGC
It contains:
- a CDS encoding FAD/NAD(P)-binding protein, whose protein sequence is MYRRVAIIGGGAAAATLLSELLERQPAQPLHLDWFTGGGAPGRGVAYGTRSERHLLNVRAASMSMFASKPRGFLEFAQRGDGSIAGTDFLPRRLYGDYLEAEVERALERAKSLGHDVNVIPFKVDSLVPEHDGVTILHGEESTHVDAAVLALGALPPQPLSGVSDAAIASGRYVVDPWSFLAQAEPDPAPRKIVLIGLGLTAVDVVLELAAVWPNATFTAISRHGLLPEAHLSSASAPADDGADLIEAMRAAPDIRTWMRLLRDAIAHSSDWRVVIDSMRPHTPSLWQELPREERARFLRHVRWAWERARHRMAPQVMAQMEELERAGRFHRERARLHAADVEGDHLHLSITPTGSSTPQAMDADLVIQTIGLNTDVRRTGHTLVRQLATNGHITPDPQGLGCMSTKEGRLQHDGATWPHLYAMGSLLRGTFWESTAMPEIRQQARQMADILLAGQEEKRRHRAAEERR
- a CDS encoding zinc-binding alcohol dehydrogenase family protein — its product is MKAVAYRRSLPITDAECLIDVTLPEPVPGGRDLLVRVEAVSVNPVDTKIRRRVDPQGADKVLGWDAAGTVVAVGGEVTLFKPGDHVYYAGALDRPGSNAELQLVDERIAGRKPATLDMFQAAAMPLTTITAWELLFDRFGIPRGNAAQTGAVLIVGAAGGVGSMAVQLARRLTNLTVIGTASRPETQAWVKELGAHHVVDHGGDLKAQVLAVSPQGVDYVLSLTHTDQHYPVLVELLKPQGKFGLIDDPEGTLDIGLLKRRSLSLHWEFMFTRPLFQTEDMKAQHQLLNEVADLVDAGVLRTTLREHLGPIDAASLRRAHERLESGSMVGKLVLGGFA
- a CDS encoding SDR family oxidoreductase, whose translation is METNRKTALVVGAQGVIGRNLIDHLRTLDDWRVIGLSRRGGESDERVRHVAVDLLDAADARTKLAPLRDVTHVFYTAYQDRPTWAELVPPNVAMLRHVLDAIEPVASDLRHVSLMQGYKVYGGHLGPFKTPARETDAAFMPPEFMHDQQRLLEARQQGQAWTWTAIRPAVVGGFALGNPMNLALAIAVYASMSKELGIPLRFPGKPGAYDRLLEMTDAGLLARATVWAATDARCANQAFNINNGDLFRWSEMWPFIAGYFELDVAPPLPMSLDGVMADKEPLWRDMQARHGLEPHAYADVSSWRFADFVFSWDYDMFGDGTKARRFGFHDYVDTRDMFTSLFDDFRRRRIIP
- a CDS encoding MFS transporter, translating into MGLLPEVAADLRVSIPSAGLLVSGYALGVAAGAPLLAALTAKLERRNALLALLGLFIVGNALCAIAPNYAVLMLARVVAAFCHGSFFGIGAVVASHVVPRGQGARAIALMFAGLTLANVLGVPFGTFLGQWSGWRSTFGAVTVLGVIAALGVWRLVPPLPELHAPDMRREMAVLRQPQVLLALAMTVLGFGGVFTVFTYIAPILQTQSHISAGATGWVLVLFGVGTTLGNLLGGRLADWRLMPSLVTILVVLALILATFSWTMHHAVAAVVTVFVWGVAAFATVPPLQMRVVQQAVDGPHLASTLNIAAFNLGNAIGAFIGGLVIDGGMGLPALGIAGAAVTVLGLLTTVWSMALERRRALATASCAA